In a genomic window of Magnolia sinica isolate HGM2019 chromosome 16, MsV1, whole genome shotgun sequence:
- the LOC131229593 gene encoding remorin 1.4-like isoform X1, which translates to MESLIKQIRVRFLGQDSQEDPSRRRVPPQKSQSFKPEKKRAQNWFVRQFSSRMSRDSSISDGEFETIVAATAFAITTLEETDSLNKKRSSDISISKMKSRKDDTLAGPSKASSIPTRSTDTEVATKKPELFDGKSLEKSATGNQKLQEKATGTVPSIKKTTTFSLDNKGEPESSKDKTGRPTSNDGKGNEYSSANGKTETQADAWEKSQMAKIKKRFQKQWSTIQSWEDEKKSKAKRRLDRKESVLDLRRARATQAYQLEIQRINKIAEGARSIAEESKRNDESKTREKARKYKSTGQLPVTCFCFQ; encoded by the exons ATGGAAAGCTTGATTAAACAGATAAG GGTGAGATTTTTAGGACAGGATAGCCAAGAGGATCCCAGCAGAAGAAGGGTACCACCACAGAAGTCCCAGTCCTTCAAACCAG AGAAGAAGAGAGCACAGAACTGGTTCGTGAGGCAATTCTCAAGCAGAATGAGCCGTGACAGCAGCATTAGCGATGGTGAGTTCGAAACAATAGTTGCAGCTACTGCTTTTGCCATCACCACGCTTGAAGAAACCGACTCCTTGAACAAGAAAAGGTCGTCGGATATCTCTATAAGCAAGATGAAGAGCAGAAAAGATGATACCCTGGCCGGGCCTTCAAAGGCTAGTAGTATCCCCACAAGGTCTACTG ATACAGAAGTTGCAACGAAGAAACCGGAATTGTTTGACGGCAAGTCACTAGAAAAATCTGCAACAGGCAATCAGAAGTTGCAGGAAAAGGCGACGGGCACTGTCCCGAGCATAAAGAAAACTACCACTTTTTCTTTGGATAACAAAGGTGAACCAGAGAGTAGTAAGGATAAGACAGGGAGACCAACATCCAACGATGGCAAGGGGAACGAGTACTCGAGTGCAAACGGCAAGACAGAAACCCAAGCAGATGCATGGGAGAAAAGTCAGATGGCTAAGATAAAGAAGCG ATTCCAAAAGCAATGGTCGACAATTCAGTCATGGGAGGATGAGAAGAAGAGCAAGGCAAAGCGCCGGTTGGATAGAAAAGAG AGCGTGCTGGACCTACGAAGAGCAAGGGCCACACAAGCATACCAGTTAGAAATACAGAGGATTAATAAAATTGCCGAAGGTGCAAGATCCATTGCTGAGGAAAGTAAAAGAAATGACGAGTCTAAGACGAGGGAGAAGGCGAGGAAGTATAAATCGACAGGGCAGCTTCCCGTCACTTGCTTCTGCTTCCAGTAA
- the LOC131229593 gene encoding remorin 1.4-like isoform X2 translates to MESLIKQIRVRFLGQDSQEDPSRRRVPPQKSQSFKPEKKRAQNWFVRQFSSRMSRDSSISDGEFETIVAATAFAITTLEETDSLNKKRSSDISISKMKSRKDDTLAGPSKASSIPTRSTEVATKKPELFDGKSLEKSATGNQKLQEKATGTVPSIKKTTTFSLDNKGEPESSKDKTGRPTSNDGKGNEYSSANGKTETQADAWEKSQMAKIKKRFQKQWSTIQSWEDEKKSKAKRRLDRKESVLDLRRARATQAYQLEIQRINKIAEGARSIAEESKRNDESKTREKARKYKSTGQLPVTCFCFQ, encoded by the exons ATGGAAAGCTTGATTAAACAGATAAG GGTGAGATTTTTAGGACAGGATAGCCAAGAGGATCCCAGCAGAAGAAGGGTACCACCACAGAAGTCCCAGTCCTTCAAACCAG AGAAGAAGAGAGCACAGAACTGGTTCGTGAGGCAATTCTCAAGCAGAATGAGCCGTGACAGCAGCATTAGCGATGGTGAGTTCGAAACAATAGTTGCAGCTACTGCTTTTGCCATCACCACGCTTGAAGAAACCGACTCCTTGAACAAGAAAAGGTCGTCGGATATCTCTATAAGCAAGATGAAGAGCAGAAAAGATGATACCCTGGCCGGGCCTTCAAAGGCTAGTAGTATCCCCACAAGGTCTACTG AAGTTGCAACGAAGAAACCGGAATTGTTTGACGGCAAGTCACTAGAAAAATCTGCAACAGGCAATCAGAAGTTGCAGGAAAAGGCGACGGGCACTGTCCCGAGCATAAAGAAAACTACCACTTTTTCTTTGGATAACAAAGGTGAACCAGAGAGTAGTAAGGATAAGACAGGGAGACCAACATCCAACGATGGCAAGGGGAACGAGTACTCGAGTGCAAACGGCAAGACAGAAACCCAAGCAGATGCATGGGAGAAAAGTCAGATGGCTAAGATAAAGAAGCG ATTCCAAAAGCAATGGTCGACAATTCAGTCATGGGAGGATGAGAAGAAGAGCAAGGCAAAGCGCCGGTTGGATAGAAAAGAG AGCGTGCTGGACCTACGAAGAGCAAGGGCCACACAAGCATACCAGTTAGAAATACAGAGGATTAATAAAATTGCCGAAGGTGCAAGATCCATTGCTGAGGAAAGTAAAAGAAATGACGAGTCTAAGACGAGGGAGAAGGCGAGGAAGTATAAATCGACAGGGCAGCTTCCCGTCACTTGCTTCTGCTTCCAGTAA
- the LOC131228700 gene encoding uncharacterized protein LOC131228700 — protein sequence MERVITPVSLPEGADLRSISTGKTIRRASLTPSSGEEKLLPHYLRASTSSCHDFCKYGRKHAFEAKGRKSVSRKLMGDIVTTLKNQNQIKNVNLAERKEKPLIKLKASPELKTELSDKPKITSRKVSLPTKKIEVSDKHVISLKLTPTVAKSPELKIELSSKPKITVQKALMPAKKIEISDKHVIATKLTPVGTKSSSPSSPSRGLSGRRKGTSSPLDSSRGLNSRRNSEPSDSTGGVGGRGNTGLLKPGEKKLLKPPILSLSPRAHIIRVPSSNQMKYGNTKVASLATNRSVARKPSGEKVREKTLYVIKLKPVNKIIEPVRHRSRTNRSHPSLLSLLPSSTPPSSCRLLSLEDEERYGKSEPSVNKAGDSFPRRNRTKSLGEISKCGGNMMLRRVATVGAEDKCVQEKLRFRRGKVVSVESETNTPRRLRFRQGRALAENTKVEAGRRSFRRKRMLGGSESNSANPESLKVVLRHQDMQGKKEEQGLLNDVIEETANKLVETRKSKVKALVGAFETVISLQESKPAAAATATTATV from the coding sequence ATGGAAAGGGTTATCACCCCAGTGTCCCTGCCGGAGGGAGCTGATTTGAGGAGCATTTCAACGGGTAAAACAATAAGGAGGGCTTCATTAACTCCTTCAAGTGGAGAAGAAAAGCTTCTTCCTCACTATCTACGAGCTTCTACAAGTTCGTGCCATGATTTCTGTAAATATGGAAGAAAACATGCCTTCGAAGCAAAGGGGAGAAAATCTGTTTCTCGTAAGCTCATGGGAGATATTGTAACCACATTAAAAAACCAGAACCAGATAAAAAATGTAAACCTTgcagagagaaaagagaaaccaCTAATCAAGCTGAAGGCCTCACCTGAGCTGAAAACAGAATTATCTGACAAACCAAAAATCACCAGCCGAAAGGTTTCGTTGCCTACCAAGAAAATTGAGGTCTCTGATAAACATGTTATATCTTTGAAGCTGACACCTACGGTGGCAAAATCACCTGAGCTGAAAATAGAATTATCCAGCAAACCCAAAATCACCGTCCAAAAGGCTTTGATGCCTGCCAAGAAAATCGAGATATCTGATAAACATGTCATAGCTACGAAGCTCACACCTGTGGGGACaaagtcatcatcaccatcaagtCCTTCAAGAGGTTTAAGTGGTAGAAGAAAAGGTACCAGCAGCCCACTTGATTCTTCCAGAGGTCTAAATAGTCGAAGAAACAGTGAGCCATCTGATTCGACTGGAGGTGTGGGTGGTAGAGGAAACACCGGCTTGTTGAAACCCGGGGAGAAGAAGTTACTGAAACCTCCTATACTTTCTCTGTCCCCACGAGCTCACATTATCAGAGTCCCAAGCTCAAACCAAATGAAATATGGGAACACGAAAGTGGCTTCTCTTGCAACAAATCGAAGCGTGGCCAGAAAACCCAGTGGCGAGAAAGTTAGGGAAAAGACATTGTATGTCATCAAGCTAAAACCAGTCAACAAAATCATCGAGCCCGTTCGGCACAGAAGTCGCACCAACCGATCACATCCATCATTGTTATCGCTGCTGCCATCATCGACGCCACCATCATCATGTCGCTTGTTGTCATTGGAAGATGAAGAAAGGTATGGGAAGTCTGAGCCTTCAGTTAACAAAGCGGGTGATTCCTTCCCTAGACGCAATCGCACAAAGAGCCTAGGTGAAATTTCAAAATGTGGAGGCAACATGATGCTGAGAAGAGTGGCGACAGTTGGTGCTGAAGATAAATGCGTGCAGGAGAAACTAAGATTTAGGAGAGGAAAGGTGGTTAGTGTTGAGTCCGAGACTAATACCCCAAGGAGACTTAGATTTAGGCAAGGGAGAGCACTGGCCGAGAACACTAAAGTTGAAGCTGGAAGGAGGAGCTTTCGGAGGAAGAGAATGTTGGGTGGCAGCGAATCAAATTCTGCGAACCCTGAGTCTCTAAAAGTTGTGTTGAGACATCAAGACAtgcaaggaaagaaagaagagcaAGGATTGCTCAATGATGTGATTGAGGAAACTGCCAACAAGCTGGTCGAGACAAGGAAGAGCAAGGTGAAGGCATTGGTTGGTGCTTTCGAAACTGTCATCTCACTTCAAGAAAGCaaacctgctgctgctgctactgctacgACTGCCACTGTTTGA
- the LOC131229593 gene encoding remorin 1.4-like isoform X3: protein MSRDSSISDGEFETIVAATAFAITTLEETDSLNKKRSSDISISKMKSRKDDTLAGPSKASSIPTRSTDTEVATKKPELFDGKSLEKSATGNQKLQEKATGTVPSIKKTTTFSLDNKGEPESSKDKTGRPTSNDGKGNEYSSANGKTETQADAWEKSQMAKIKKRFQKQWSTIQSWEDEKKSKAKRRLDRKESVLDLRRARATQAYQLEIQRINKIAEGARSIAEESKRNDESKTREKARKYKSTGQLPVTCFCFQ from the exons ATGAGCCGTGACAGCAGCATTAGCGATGGTGAGTTCGAAACAATAGTTGCAGCTACTGCTTTTGCCATCACCACGCTTGAAGAAACCGACTCCTTGAACAAGAAAAGGTCGTCGGATATCTCTATAAGCAAGATGAAGAGCAGAAAAGATGATACCCTGGCCGGGCCTTCAAAGGCTAGTAGTATCCCCACAAGGTCTACTG ATACAGAAGTTGCAACGAAGAAACCGGAATTGTTTGACGGCAAGTCACTAGAAAAATCTGCAACAGGCAATCAGAAGTTGCAGGAAAAGGCGACGGGCACTGTCCCGAGCATAAAGAAAACTACCACTTTTTCTTTGGATAACAAAGGTGAACCAGAGAGTAGTAAGGATAAGACAGGGAGACCAACATCCAACGATGGCAAGGGGAACGAGTACTCGAGTGCAAACGGCAAGACAGAAACCCAAGCAGATGCATGGGAGAAAAGTCAGATGGCTAAGATAAAGAAGCG ATTCCAAAAGCAATGGTCGACAATTCAGTCATGGGAGGATGAGAAGAAGAGCAAGGCAAAGCGCCGGTTGGATAGAAAAGAG AGCGTGCTGGACCTACGAAGAGCAAGGGCCACACAAGCATACCAGTTAGAAATACAGAGGATTAATAAAATTGCCGAAGGTGCAAGATCCATTGCTGAGGAAAGTAAAAGAAATGACGAGTCTAAGACGAGGGAGAAGGCGAGGAAGTATAAATCGACAGGGCAGCTTCCCGTCACTTGCTTCTGCTTCCAGTAA